From a region of the Cololabis saira isolate AMF1-May2022 chromosome 8, fColSai1.1, whole genome shotgun sequence genome:
- the mrpl20 gene encoding 39S ribosomal protein L20, mitochondrial encodes MVFLTLSCWIRSRGPDRYWKVQEVLKHARHFKGRRNRCYTLAVKAVRRAFVYATKARKLKKRNMRTLWITRIAAATREHGMKYPALMHNLTKTSVQLNRRVLSDLAITEPRTFLSLAKLARARQQEGFRAALGDGSEPPGVLSRVVMLQ; translated from the exons ATGGTGTTTTTGACGCTGTCGTGTTGGATCCGCAGTCGTGGACCTGACAGATACTGGAAAGTCCAGGAAGTCCTCAAACATGCGCGG CACTTCAAAGGCAGGAGGAACCGCTGCTACACGCTGGCGGTCAAGGCTGTCAGGAGAGCTTTCGTTTACGCCACCAAAGCTCGTAAACTTAAGAAACGGAACATGAGGACG TTGTGGATCACACGCATTGCAGCGGCGACGCGAGAGCATGGCATGAAGTATCCTGCCCTCATGCACAACCTCACAAAG ACCAGCGTTCAGCTCAACCGCCGTGTTCTCAGTGACCTGGCCATCACAGAACCTCGGACCTTCCTCTCACTTGCAAAACTGGCACGGGCTCGGCAACAAGAAGGCTTCCGTGCAGCGTTGGGTGACGGCAGCGAGCCTCCTGGCGTGCTCTCCCGCGTCGTTATGCTCCAGTAA
- the atad3 gene encoding ATPase family AAA domain containing 3, with amino-acid sequence MSWLFGLNKGQPEPPPGLPLEPPPPPPAGGSGGGGDKPKDKWSNFDPTGLERAAQAAKDLDKSRHAKEALDLARMQEQSTQLEHQTKLKEYEAAVEQIKGDQIRLQGEERRKTLNEETKQHQARAQYQDKLARQRYEDQLRQQQALNEDNLRKQEESVQKQEAMRKATIEHEMDLRHKNELLRIEAESKARAKVERENADIIREQIRLKAAEHRQTVLESIKTAGAVFGEGFRAFVSDWDKVTATVAGLTLLAVGVYSARNATGVAGRYIEARLGKPSLVRETSRFTVAEAIKHPVKTTKRLKSKPQDALEGVVLSPTLEERVRDIAIATRNTRQNRGLYRNILMYGPPGTGKTLFAKKLAVHSGMDYAIMTGGDVAPMGRDGVTAMHKVFDWANTSRRGLLLFVDEADAFLRKRSTEKISEDLRATLNAFLYRTGEQSNKFMLVLASNQPEQFDWAINDRIDEIVNFALPGPDERERLVRLYFDKYVLEPATGGRQRMKLAQFDYGLKCSEIAKRTEGMSGREISKLGVAWQAAAYSSEDGVLTEAMIDARVDDAVKQHRQKMDWLHAEEEVPTKILTPAAAGAAGGVGKMGFTLPLSETPQAREVIALLLQEEAKQSLKSAAPAARDCEDAAKAEDKTTEKDHNQPDASTYSDKTGSSSPKDGTPV; translated from the exons ATGTCGTGGTTGTTCGGACTCAACAAGGGCCAGCCGGAGCCGCCTCCGGGTTTACCGCTGGAGCCTCCCCCTCCTCCGCCGGCCGGAGGCTCCGGCGGCGGGGGAGATAAACCCAAGGACAAATGGAGCAACTTCGATCCCACCGGGCTGGAGCGGGCTGCCCAGGCGGCCAAGGACCTCGACAAGTCCC GTCATGCTAAAGAAGCTTTGGACTTGGCCCGAATGCAGGAGCAAAGCACTCAGCTGGAGCATCAGACTAAATTGAAg GAGTACGAGGCCGCGGTGGAGCAGATCAAAGGTGACCAGATACGACTTCAGGGTGAAGAGAGGAGGAAAACTCTGAATGAAGAGACCAAACAGCATCAAGCG AGAGCTCAGTACCAGGATAAGCTAGCCAGACAGCGATATGAGGACCAACTGCGACAACAG CAAGCTTTAAATGAGGATAACCTTCGCAAGCAGGAGGAGTCTGTGCAGAAGCAAGAGGCTATGAGGAAAG CAACAATAGAGCACGAGATGGACCTGAGACACAAGAATGAGCTCCTGCGCATAGAAGCAGAGTCTAAAGCTCGAGCCAAGGTAGAGAGAGAAAACGCTGATATAATCCGCGAGCAAATCCGCCTGAAGGCTGCAGAGCACCGACAGACCGTCCTGGAATCCATAAA GACTGCAGGTGCTGTGTTTGGAGAAGGATTCAGGGCTTTTGTGTCGGACTGGGACAAAGTCACTGCCACG GTGGCAGGATTAACTCTTTTAGCTGTGGGAGTGTATTCAGCTCGAAACGCAACAGGGGTGGCAGGACGTTACATTGAGGCCAGGCTTGGGAAGCCGTCTCTAGTGCGGGAGACGTCCCGATTCACTGTAGCAGAGGCAATCAAGCATCCCGTCAAG ACGACCAAAAGGCTGAAGAGTAAACCCCAGGACGCCCTTGAGGGAGTTGTGCTCAGT CCTACCTTGGAGGAGCGTGTGCGTGACATTGCCATAGCAACAAGAAACACAAGGCAAAACAGGGGGCTGTACAGGAACATCCTCATGTACGGCCCCCCAGGGACAGGCAAAACGCTGTTTGCTAAG AAGCTGGCAGTGCATTCTGGAATGGATTACGCCATAATGACTGGTGGTGACGTTGCACCCATGGGCCGCGATGGGGTGACTGCTATGCACAAAGTTTTCGACTGGGCCAATACAAGCCGGCGCGG ACTGCTGCTTTTTGTTGATGAAGCTGATGCATTTCTGCGCAAAAGATCAACT GAGAAGATTAGTGAAGACCTCAGAGCCACTTTGAATGCATTCTTGTATCGCACTGGGGAACAGAGCAACAA GTTTATGTTGGTGTTGGCCAGTAATCAGCCAGAGCAGTTTGATTGGGCCATAAATGACCGCATTGATGAAATAGTGAATTTTGCCCTGCCGGGTCCTGATGAGAGGGAGCGGCTGGTGCGGTTGTACTTTGACAAATATGTACTGGAGCCGGCCACTGGGGGGAGACA GAGGATGAAGCTGGCGCAGTTTGACTACGGCCTAAAGTGCTCTGAGATAGCAAAGAGGACAGAGGGAATGTCGGGAAGAGAGATCTCCAAGCTGGGTGTTGCCTGGCAG GCGGCAGCATATTCTTCAGAGGATGGTGTGCTGACGGAGGCTATGATTGACGCCCGCGTCGATGACGCCGTCAAGCAGCACCGTCAGAAGATGGACTGGCTGCacgcggaggaggaggttccaACGAAGATCctcacaccagcagcagctgggGCGGCAGGCGGTGTAGGAAAAATGGGATTTACTTTGCCCCTGAGTGAGACGCCTCAGGCCCGGGAGGTGATCGCTCTGCTCCTTCAGGAAGAAGCAAAACAAAGTTTGAAAAGTGCTGCTCCAGCTGCACGAGACTGTGAAGATGCTGCCAAAGCAGAAGATAAGACGACGGAGAAAGACCACAATCAACCTGATGCCTCAACTTACAGCGACAAGACTGGTTCCTCTTCTCCAAAGGATGGAACTCCTGTTTGA
- the ssu72 gene encoding RNA polymerase II subunit A C-terminal domain phosphatase SSU72, with translation MPSHPLRVAVVCSSNQNRSMEAHNILSKRGFDVRSFGTGSHVKLPGPAPDKPNVYDFKTTYEQMYNDLVRKDKELYTQNGILHMLDRNKRIKSKPERFQNCKDKFDLVITCEERVYDQVLEDLNSREQETLQPVHVINVDIQDNHEEATLGAFLICELCQCIQHTDDMENEIDELLQEFEDKSNRPFLHTVCFY, from the exons ATGCCGAGCCACCCGCTGCGTGTAGCGGTGGTGTGCTCGAGCAACCAGAACCGCAGTATGGAAGCGCACAATATCCTCAG TAAACGTGGATTTGATGTGCGATCATTTGGGACAGGGTCTCATGTGAAGCTACCTGGTCCTGCCCCGGATAAGCCTAATGTGTATGACTTCAAAACGACTTATGAACAGATGTACAACGACTTGGTCCGCAAGGACAAGGAACT ATACACACAGAATGGCATCCTCCACATGCTGGACCGCAACAAGCGCATCAAGTCAAAGCCAGAGCGCTTTCAGAACTGCAAAGACAAGTTTGACCTGGTCATCACCTGTGAAGAGAGAGTCTATGACCAAGTGCTGGAGG ATCTGAACTCAAGAGAGCAGGAGACTCTGCAGCCTGTGCATGTAATCAATGTAGACATTCAGGATAACCACGAGGAAGCAACGCTGGGTGCCTTCCTCATCTGTGAGCTGTGTCAATGT ATCCAGCACACGGACGACATGGAGAATGAGATCGATGAGCTCCTCCAAGAGTTTGAGGATAAGAGCAACAGGCCTTTTCTTCACACCGTCTGCTTTTACTAA